A stretch of DNA from Brevibacterium sp. CBA3109:
CGGGGTGCCCGCGGCACTGATCTCGAAGATCCTGCGGGCGCACATACTCGGAGAGTCGGTGACGGAGTTGACGTTGAGGAAGACCTTGAAATGTTTGTAGGCGGTGAGCAGATTGCGGTACGGGAGCGACCCGACCACCCGCCCGGCCAGGTTGCCTGGGAACTGATAGCGCTCATCATTGCCGAGGAAGCGGGAGAAGATCTCGAGTCCGTACTGCATCTTCGGCGATACGGCGTCAGCGGCTCCGAGCAGCAGGTCCATCTGCGCCCTGCGCTCCGGATACTTGTGGGCGAAGTACATGCCGGCGAAGGCGATGTCCCTAGCCGCGGCATTCCGCGCAGGACGCGAAGGATTGTGGACCGCAGGCTGTGCTGCGAAGGGCAGGGCTGTGACTCTGTCATGGCCCAGTCTGGAGCGATATTCGGGGACCAACCTGACATCGCTGGTGAAGACGACGTCGCACATCCGTGCCAGGGGCAGGAAATCCTCGAAGTGCGGGGGATCCTCTTTGTTCCAGAAGACGGTCGGAATGCCCCGGCGACGGCACTCGCCGAGCAGTTCGGTGATCTCTGGACTCGGACCCGACGGGCTCGTGAGCTTGAACTTCCACTGACCGTCGTTGCCGCTCCAGGCAGACTCGACGAAGACGAAGTCGAGATCGTCGAGTTCGGTCGGCCACTGCGTCGGCGACAGCGGTCGGAGCGACCACTCATAGCCGAAGCTCTCGGTCGAGAACTCGTCGAGGACGACGCCCACGGACAGCTGATCGAAGACCGGAGGACGATGCTGCACCGGCAGGGGAGGGAACAGGTCTGCGAGGACCTCCGCCGACAGGCTTCCCGTGGCGACTTCGGCGGAGGCTTCTGCGGCTCCTTGGGCCAACGACCGGCGACGTCGCCACTTCGCGACTTGGCTGATTCCGCCGTTGCGCAGATGCCACACAGCGGTTCTCAGTGTGCGAAATGGTGTTCGGGGCACGGATCGAGTCCTCTCAGAAGTGGACAGGCAGTGGGCGGCGAAGCGCGGCAGTTCAATTGCAACTAACCTTGTGGCAGACCAGGTTCGAAGGTGACGACCTGGAGCTACTTCACCTGTATATTGCAACCAATTCTTAATGCTCGCAGTGTTTGTTCTGACTGGAACCTGTTAGCTCCAATAGTACAATCGGGAAGTCGAATGAGGCTCGGTTCGTCTCAACGAGACGGTCGTTACAGGAGTGAGATTCCCTGAGCCTGACCAGTGCACATCGGGAGAAATGAGGACAGTGGGAAGCAACACAGGGCCCATTCCCTCACGGACCCCAATGAGTCGGCACGGCAGAGCCATGGCGCTGTCACTCATCGATGGTCTCGTCTTCGCGTTCCTCGTCGTATCGATGACGCTCGTGAGGTACGACTTCCATGCATCTCTCGTCAACGTGCCGGGAATGCTCGTCTGTTCGGCGGTCGGTCTGATCGTCTTTCTCATCGGCGGGCCCCTGGCGATCTACCGCGGTCGCTACCGACGTGGTTCGACCGATCAGTTCGCCGCAATCGTGGGAACGGTTGCTCTGGGTGTCGGCATCATGTGGGTGGCCGAATTCGCCTTCGCCAGTCGACTGCTCATCCCGACCAGCGTCCCCATTACGGCGGGAGCGCTCATGGTCGTGGTCAAGAGCCTCGAGAACTGGATTCGTCGCAACTTGAGGCAACGCAGCCTCACCACGTCCGGTGCGTCCCGGCCCACGATCGTCGTCGGCGCGGGGAACCAGGGCATGCTCGCCCTCGATATGATCGCTCACGACACGCACAGCGAATTCGTCGCTGTCGGCATCCTCGACGACGATCCGGCCAAGCGGCATCTGCGCTACAACGGAATCCGCGTGCTCGGACCGATTGCCGACATCGCCACCCATGTCGACCGTACGGGAGCCGGGGCTGTCATCATTGCGATCGCTGACCTGCCGCCCGAAGAGCTCTCCCGTATCGCGTCGAATCTCGAATCTCGGCCTGTCGAGATCAAGATCATGCCGAAACTCTCGGACTCCGCGTTGGCACGTCCCGAGCCGGACGCCCATGATGTCGCGGACCTGCGTCACCGCAGCTTCCGCGATGTCAGCCTTGAAGACCTCATCGGACGCAAACCGATCTCAACGAATATCGACGACATCGCCTCGGCGATCACCGGCAAGGTCGTCCTCGTCACCGGTGCAGGGGGCTCCATCGGCTCACAATTGTGCCGTCAGGTCGCCCGGTTCGATCCGGCCCGACTCATCATGACCGACCGGGACGAATCCGGCCTGCACGCCACTGAGCTCGGTCTTGAGGGCTCAGCCCTTCTGACCAGTGATGACCTCGTCCTCGGAGACCTGCGAGATTCGGCATTCATCGATTCCCTCGTCGCTGAGGCGAAGCCGGACATCATCTTCCACGCCGCAGCTCTCAAACACCTGACTTTCCTTGAGCGGTTCCCGGAGCAGGCAGTGCGCACGAACATCGGTGCCAGCCTCGACCTGCTCAATGCAGCGGTGGCCCACGACGTCGATTCCTTCGTCCACATCTCCACCGACAAAGCCGCCGGTGCGACCTCAGTGCTGGGGCGGACGAAGTTCTCCATCGAACGGGCGATCGCCTCTGTGGCCGCGGCAACCGGACGACGTTATATGTCGGTGCGCTTCGGCAATGTGCTCGGATCCCGGGGGTCCGTGCTCGAGACCTTTGTGGCCCAGGTGGCGGCCGGCGACCCCGTCACGGTCACCGATCCCGATGTCACCCGGTACTTCATGACCGCCGATGAGGCCTGTGAACTCGTCCTTCAGGCCGCAGCGATCGGTGGCCCCGGAGAGACTTTGGTCCTCGACATGGGCGAACCGATCCGCATCGCGGCCCTCGCCAAGAGAGTGATCGCGCTGTCAGGTCGCAGTGATGCGCAGATCGTCTACACGGGTCTGCGCCCGGGGGAGAAGCTGACTGAGGCCCTTCTGTCGCCCGGTGAGGTCGACAGCCGCCCCAACCATCCGCTGATCACTCAGGTGCCGATCGCTCCGATCGATCTGGAGAAACTCGGTGCCCTGGTCGCCGAATCACGTGACCCGCGGGTTTTCTCTCACAGGTCGGGCCTCGAAGAGCACCTGACGCGTCTCCTCGACTCCGAGACGGCACCGACCACTGGTGACGCGACGGAGGCCATCGAGCCGGCAGCGACTTCATCAAGTGCCTCCGAGCCAGGCGCAGACCCCCATGACACCGGAGTCGGCCTCTGATGGCTCTGCAGTCGCTGGTGATCCTGGTTGTGGCCGCGGTGGTCACGGTTCTCAGCGCCCTCATCGCCTTTCCGCTGCTGCGTCGAGCGGGAGTCGTCGATGTCCCCTCACATCGCTCCTCGCATACGCTGTCGACCGTCCGCGGCGGGGGAATCGCCATCGGCTGCGGCATCACCGTGGCCACGATTCTCGCCATGGTGTGGACCGTCAGCGAAGACGGTGTCTTCGGCCTCGGCGGGATCCTCCTTCCGGTCGGTTTCCTGGTCCTGACCTGGTGCTATTCGGCCATCGGGATGAGCGACGATCTCGACTCGCTGCGCCCCGCTGGGCGGCTGATCGGACAGGTGATCCTGGCTCTGCTGTTCAGCGCGATCATCGCGATGTTCTCAACACAGGGAATCGCTCACGTCATCGCCTTCGCGGTCATCGGCGTGACCACTGTCAACGCCGTGAACTTCGTCGACGGACTCAATGGCTATGTCACCGAGTGGACCATCGTCACCGCTGGATGGTTCGCCTTTGTCAGCTCCTGGGAAGGAGAGAACGACATTGCACTGCTCGCTCTGGCGCTGGCTGGCGCTGCTGTCGGGTTTCTCCCGTTCAACCTCGGTCGGGCCAAGGCGTTCCTCGGAGACACGGGAAGCTACGGAATCGGAGCGGCCGTATTCGCTCTCGCGGTCTGGCTGTTCGTCCAAGGCGTCCCGATCGTCGTCATCATCGCACCGATGATCTTCGTCTTCTTCGATGTCGGAGTCACTTTGGTCCTACGGCTCTTCCGGGGAGAGAATATTCTCTTGCCTCATCGTGAACATATCTACCAGCGGATCCAGCAGGCGGGCTGGCCACACAGTTCTGTTTCGCTCTTCCACGCCGCATTGAGCGTCCTCGCCTGCATCATGGCCGTCCCTACTCTCATCAGCGGAAATACGGCGACGACGTACCCGGCCCATGTGTTCTGGGTCGGATTGCTCGCCCTCTATGCGCTGTTGCCGCTGTGGCTGCGGCGACGGGCGCTGAAGGAGGCGATGACCGCATGAGAATCGTTCTGCTCAGCCACTATTACTATCCCGAGGTTGGCGCACCGCAGCGACGGTGGCGGATCCTCGTCGACCACCTGCGCG
This window harbors:
- a CDS encoding glycosyltransferase family protein produces the protein MPRTPFRTLRTAVWHLRNGGISQVAKWRRRRSLAQGAAEASAEVATGSLSAEVLADLFPPLPVQHRPPVFDQLSVGVVLDEFSTESFGYEWSLRPLSPTQWPTELDDLDFVFVESAWSGNDGQWKFKLTSPSGPSPEITELLGECRRRGIPTVFWNKEDPPHFEDFLPLARMCDVVFTSDVRLVPEYRSRLGHDRVTALPFAAQPAVHNPSRPARNAAARDIAFAGMYFAHKYPERRAQMDLLLGAADAVSPKMQYGLEIFSRFLGNDERYQFPGNLAGRVVGSLPYRNLLTAYKHFKVFLNVNSVTDSPSMCARRIFEISAAGTPVVTTPSAATREFFPTDEVPQPDTREEAEWTLRAYVRSPELRDRTVHLAQRRIWAEHTYTHRAMTVMDSLGLDYVRPYPTSISAVVSTNRPDHLGEVLQTHAAQLHADKELVLVTHGFTAPADLRSRAAEAGVEHLQIVEVDSAQPLGVCLNRGVEAASGQVIAKMDDDDVYGAHYLGDQLAALRYSNADLVGKQAHYLHIRGRDIVICRFPEREHRFTDLVMGPTLTTHRSTLLDNPFAERTLGEDTELQQRLISSGARIYSADRFNFVQVRGDHAHTWSVDDSHLLANGDVHAFGYAPDHYCF
- a CDS encoding nucleoside-diphosphate sugar epimerase/dehydratase is translated as MSRHGRAMALSLIDGLVFAFLVVSMTLVRYDFHASLVNVPGMLVCSAVGLIVFLIGGPLAIYRGRYRRGSTDQFAAIVGTVALGVGIMWVAEFAFASRLLIPTSVPITAGALMVVVKSLENWIRRNLRQRSLTTSGASRPTIVVGAGNQGMLALDMIAHDTHSEFVAVGILDDDPAKRHLRYNGIRVLGPIADIATHVDRTGAGAVIIAIADLPPEELSRIASNLESRPVEIKIMPKLSDSALARPEPDAHDVADLRHRSFRDVSLEDLIGRKPISTNIDDIASAITGKVVLVTGAGGSIGSQLCRQVARFDPARLIMTDRDESGLHATELGLEGSALLTSDDLVLGDLRDSAFIDSLVAEAKPDIIFHAAALKHLTFLERFPEQAVRTNIGASLDLLNAAVAHDVDSFVHISTDKAAGATSVLGRTKFSIERAIASVAAATGRRYMSVRFGNVLGSRGSVLETFVAQVAAGDPVTVTDPDVTRYFMTADEACELVLQAAAIGGPGETLVLDMGEPIRIAALAKRVIALSGRSDAQIVYTGLRPGEKLTEALLSPGEVDSRPNHPLITQVPIAPIDLEKLGALVAESRDPRVFSHRSGLEEHLTRLLDSETAPTTGDATEAIEPAATSSSASEPGADPHDTGVGL
- a CDS encoding glycosyltransferase family 4 protein; its protein translation is MALQSLVILVVAAVVTVLSALIAFPLLRRAGVVDVPSHRSSHTLSTVRGGGIAIGCGITVATILAMVWTVSEDGVFGLGGILLPVGFLVLTWCYSAIGMSDDLDSLRPAGRLIGQVILALLFSAIIAMFSTQGIAHVIAFAVIGVTTVNAVNFVDGLNGYVTEWTIVTAGWFAFVSSWEGENDIALLALALAGAAVGFLPFNLGRAKAFLGDTGSYGIGAAVFALAVWLFVQGVPIVVIIAPMIFVFFDVGVTLVLRLFRGENILLPHREHIYQRIQQAGWPHSSVSLFHAALSVLACIMAVPTLISGNTATTYPAHVFWVGLLALYALLPLWLRRRALKEAMTA